The genomic segment tttcacaatttttctCCATGCTCTTCTgcaatgtttatatttttcagtagTTACTCTTAATTTGGCAAGGTGCTCTGATGAAACAGTGTCTAACTCATGTCCAGACataaaaaaagttaataaagttcttgcagcagcagcagaaaaatgcttttttaactTGTCTTGACCAACAAAATACAAATGTCATATCCCATAGATGAACATCTAAATGCTAACTTTCTATTATTtagagagcaggaacagagtgCATTAAATACGATTTATTACGGAGGGATTAAATAGAAAAGAAGCATTAGCAGTTATTGCCCATAGAATCTTACGCATCAAGAAATGCAAGAAtcaaagccacagcagcagcattaaCTGGCCTAAGTCATGCTATACATTTATGTACATTTCAGTATGTTACACAATCTGAAATTTGACAGTGTAAACACAATTCTGTAGGGCTGTGTTTATGTATACACACAGAACAATACTAGAAGTGACAAGGATACTTGCTGGAGACAAATCTACAGCGAATAGTTTTAATAGTTCTAGTGTGTATTTCTTACGTGGACGGGACCAAATTAACGTTGCTTAGGTTTTCTGGCTCTTTTTTGCTGGTGTTGTACAGTTTTCAGTCAATCTGAAATGTGGCTGTCTGGTAAGCACAGTGACAATGCACTTTAAGAATTTAATTGTGCTGTAACATCATGCTGTAtctcacaaattattttttcaatacaCATACAGTAAGTCAAATCTGCTGTTTCACAATTCTGTGTgtaaaaaatacacacaaaaatactGATGCATTCCAGCTGTGACCAGCTCAGTGTTTCAGTGCTGTGCAGCtcaaataaatgtatttcataCACAGAAAACTTGATTACAAATGTACCGTAgtattttgtttgtctttgcCTCCTGTATTATTTCAAGATGTTTCATGCAACTTCCTTTACACCACACGGACCTGAACAGCAAGTGGATGAATGTCCTAATGTTTTGTTATCCTCATAAAAAGCATAAACACAAATGCTCCTCCTAAACAGGTAGAAGCTTTGTTTGATTTAAAAGTTTATCCGAATTCAGGAGAGAGACAAGACAGAAAAGGAGTAATTTTACCATTTGATAAACCTTTTATGTCTTTTGACATTGTAACTAAAATCAGGAAGGTACTAccatatttgattttttttgttgttccctgtttttggttttggttttttttctgttttccatagTAAGACTACTGGTTTGTGAAATTCAAAATGTCTGATTAGTACATTTCAGTAACTTGTTTTCTGATTGTGCTATCTTAATAGTGTTATGAAAAATGTCAAAAGTAATGCTCACAACATATCTGTaattaatctgtttttaaaatgtagtgGTGCATTGAATTCTGATAATACACTATAAGAAATTCACGTTGATTTTTCTGCTGAGGAGGTCAGTAGTGGTACACTGAAAAGGAAGTATGCCCTGGAGTCAAAGAATTAGTGATCTGTTCtgtaaatgttttttctctttgtatttaCCACAGTTTGAACAATGGAATGTGTTTGACATTCTGCTTTTGGTCAGCTATCAAATGTCTGTTTGAATTCTCAGACTGAATAAGCAGAAACACATTTACCAATAAGTTCTTCTGAGAGCACCAATACCATCTTTAGCCTAATTTGATTTACTGGTCTTTGTAAAAAATATTGTTAGATTGTAAATTTTGTCCTCTACTTTTATTCATCTTAAATTGTATTACCTGTAATTTTATGCCTGACTTTTTCCTAATATGTGGATTGAGAGGatgtatgttttcttttttagctgGAGTTATACACTGAGGTCTGTGCCACATTTTCATTACAAAGGAAGTAAAGAGACTGTTTAAAATTACTGAGCTGCTATTCAAAGGTTACACAACTTTTCTATCTATGTAAACAGCTGGTCAAGTTGAATTATTTAGCTACACTTGCACACAGGTCTAGGTTATGTCCGTGTTGAGGAGTTATCCCAGCATGGTTAGTGCAGTTGACGGGTTACCCCACGCTATATCTGCAGGTCAGTGGGGGCACGCCTGCTGCTGGCATTGCTTGACAGGGACTGTTGCCTGGACAGAGAGAAAGGCTTTGGACTACTCCAGTTCCTGCTTTGTGTAGATTCTGAGCTCACCACCCCCACCGAGTCAGAAGTGTCTGCTCGGCTGGAATTTTTTACATCAGCGTTGTGAGGAATTTGGGCCTTGTTGACACTGAAACTGCTTTGCCTTCTGTCACTGTTCTTTGGAAGAGGATTCATTGGTGCTCCTGTGTTCTCAACCATTGCCTGTCGTCTAAAACTGGTACTAGGAAAAGTTGTATCAGGTTGCAATGGAGTTTGAGATGGCATCTCAGCAAAGCTTCTCAAGTACACGTTTGAAGCTGTGTCTGCATTCTGAGTaacaagaaaatgtttcttttcaacCTCTTCTTGTGCATCACGTGTCTCAGTCCAAAGCTCGCCAAGAAAGCCTTCGTTATTATTTGTGCTAGCATTTTGAGTCTGATTGTCTAAAGCATTTGTAGCTGGCCTCTTCTTTGGagatttgttttcctgattGCAGTGGGTGtaattgctgctgctttctgtacGGTTATTTTGCACAGACTGAAACATAGAAGGAGAATTTAAAACTGGGTAGAGCATAGTGTCAGTTTGCTTTTCCATCAAAAATGTATAATTGCTAAGAGCACAAGGAAGTGTTTTCTGAGGGGTGCTGGGTATTCCCAAAGAAGAGTGTGGTATCACAGAGTATTTCTTAGATTTGTTTATGTAGAAATTGTCAGAGTCATTCTTGTTTTTATTCTGCTCACAGAGCCCCATTTTAATTTTTCGGAATCCCAAGTGGATAATTTCTAGAATATTTAAAAGCAACGATACAGTCGCTATTGATTGCATGAAAAGTATAAACACTGTCTTTTCTGTTGGTCTAGATACAAAGCAGTCAACTGTGTTTGGACATGGGTCTCTCTGACATTTATAAAGGGGATCTAAGTGAAAGCCATAAAGAAGATACTGCCCAATCATAAAGCCAACTTCCACTGCAGATCTCGTGAAAATATGAATCACATaagtgcagagcagagagccTCTCAGGGGAGCTTTGTTCAGCTTCCTCTGATCCAGTTGCCGGAGTTCTCTCTCCAGTCTTTTACGATCTTCAGTCATTTCTAATTCAGTGCTTTCAAGTTCCACCCTTACCTGAGCTTTCTTCTTTTGCCTCTCTTTTTCCAAGGCTCGTAGTCTGTATAAGGCATGACCCATATACACCAAGGAAGGGGAAGACACAAACAGAACTTGCAAGACCCAGTATCTTATGAGAGAGATGGGGAAGGCCTCATCATAGCACACATTTCTGCAACCAGGCTGCTCAGTATTGCATATAAATTCGGACTGTTCATCATTCCAAACATTCTCGGTTGCCACTCCAAGGACAAGCATTCGAAATATGAAGAGGATCGTGAGCCAAATCTTTCCAATAATAGTGGAATGAATGTGGACCTCCTCTAAAATGCCTCCAAGGAAATTCCAGTCTCCCATGGTTATTCTGCCATATTAACACTAAAATGTATGAGAGAAAAAAGGACCAAACATTGTAAAAGTTGCATTCCTTCCTTAATGCAtcatgaaaaaaacaacactggGAAAACTATCATAACTCACATTGTAACCATGGGAACATGACCAACTGCTAATTGATAATTAGGTATTTTCTCTCATCCACGAGATGGAGAACTGCATCTCCTCCCTGTGTCTACTTTATTATTAACATCCTGATAAGAACATCACTACGAGATATTAATTAATCACCCTCAGTCTGCATCAGATCCGTGCAAACCAGAGTTCCTGACTTGCAGCAGGATTCTAAGAGCATTATGTGATCCATCTGAACATCATCCAACAACAACGTGAGAGCAGTACTTTTATCTTTAGGACAATTATCAAGGTACAGGAATATTTCCTTGTCCTCTTTTTGCATGTTCCAAGCCCCGTGTCACAGCTATAATTATGGCAATCCAATTACTGTTTCACAGAGAAAATTGGTTATATAAAGGAGCTCAAGAGGGAATAAATCCTTTCACAAACAtgtcattatttatttaaaaggcaTATTTAAGCATATAATTTTGTGCAgacatttgttttttatttatggaTGTGAACAATAACTAAATAGAACTGCTGTAATTGGTTAGCTTCCT from the Prinia subflava isolate CZ2003 ecotype Zambia chromosome 24, Cam_Psub_1.2, whole genome shotgun sequence genome contains:
- the GJA9 gene encoding gap junction alpha-9 protein, with the protein product MGDWNFLGGILEEVHIHSTIIGKIWLTILFIFRMLVLGVATENVWNDEQSEFICNTEQPGCRNVCYDEAFPISLIRYWVLQVLFVSSPSLVYMGHALYRLRALEKERQKKKAQVRVELESTELEMTEDRKRLERELRQLDQRKLNKAPLRGSLLCTYVIHIFTRSAVEVGFMIGQYLLYGFHLDPLYKCQRDPCPNTVDCFVSRPTEKTVFILFMQSIATVSLLLNILEIIHLGFRKIKMGLCEQNKNKNDSDNFYINKSKKYSVIPHSSLGIPSTPQKTLPCALSNYTFLMEKQTDTMLYPVLNSPSMFQSVQNNRTESSSNYTHCNQENKSPKKRPATNALDNQTQNASTNNNEGFLGELWTETRDAQEEVEKKHFLVTQNADTASNVYLRSFAEMPSQTPLQPDTTFPSTSFRRQAMVENTGAPMNPLPKNSDRRQSSFSVNKAQIPHNADVKNSSRADTSDSVGVVSSESTQSRNWSSPKPFSLSRQQSLSSNASSRRAPTDLQI